The Pyrus communis chromosome 2, drPyrComm1.1, whole genome shotgun sequence genome includes a window with the following:
- the LOC137725297 gene encoding uncharacterized protein isoform X4 — protein sequence MSGRGGGGVASNGKGNTGISGIPAGSRKMVQSLKEIVNNCTEQEIYAMLKDCNMDPNETVNRLLAQDPFHEVKSKREKKKESKEPTDSRSRGASNTSSYGARGGDRYSARGGSNHFSSNDSGFSHGKSAYKKENGTHAYPGSAPGMAGHHTGRRPTSYSDSVGSENKVPTLSTDDGISSFSQPSSGYQSAWGGVPGQVSMADIVKMGRPQAKATTLPNPHNHSGNHHDGAPPAASLHYNLHSPQDHVPKLSATNDEWPLIDPPSVSMSSVLGAPTNSELYADSSNLPIDRASQPIRSQIDEVEVEEDDSVEALPSHNEPNSVSGRHLQEDNSGGASNFDNDLYEDINSYQPQGHAFEENEAEEDVSSVAANLQQLNLQNDDRGAAPDEEKPPVVIPNHLQLHTPDVLNLSFGSFRSGPDPALPSSDSFASEPQESNFEETSGAVDVSAIAHSDARNLEYYGDEHLMNASDENLVHRTVASAGDYESPSVSQAEILKQETHEPDQGNQYVFSSAPGFAYENSQQLDAAFSHQQTSSQMQNMAPFSNVMAYTNSLPSTLLASSAQAAREDFPYSPFPMTQSMPTKYGSAASSISGPAISMAEALRAGGISAPQPTPQGLPGANVATGPALPQHLAVHPYSQPTLPLGHFSNMIGYPFLPQSYTYMPSAFQQQFAGNSTYHQSLAAVLPQYKNSVSVSSLPQSANIPPGYGFSSSTSIPGGNFPLNPPSAPTGTTMGYDDVVNPQYKDNSHLISLQQQNDNSGMWVHGPGSRAMSAVPASNYYSFQGQNQQHAGFRQAQQPPPSQQYAGTLGYPNFYHSQTGMSLEHQQQQSSRDASLGGSQGGQPSKQSQQQLWQNSY from the exons atgagcgGGAGAGGCGGCGGAGGCGTGGCCAGCAATGGCAAGGGCAATACTGGGATTTCCGGCATACCGGCGGGGTCTCGGAAGATGGTGCAGAGCTTGAAGGAGATTGTGAATAACTGCACTGAGCAGGAGATCTACGCTATGCTTAAAGACTGTAACATGGACCCTAACGAAACCGTCAATCGCCTCCTGGCCCAAG ATCCTTTTCATGAAGTGAAGAGCAaacgagaaaagaaaaaagag AGTAAGGAGCCGACAGATTCCAGGTCCCGTGGGGCAAGTAACACTTCAAGTTATGGTGCTAGAGGTGGTGACCGTTATTCTGCACGTGGCGGATCAAACCACTTTAGCTCTAATG ATTCTGGTTTTTCGCATGGTAAGTCTGCATACAAGAAGGAAAATGGGACACATGCGTATCCAGGTTCTGCGCCTGGCATGGCAGGACATCACACAGGTCGACGACCTACATCATACAG CGATTCTGTGGGGAGTGAAAACAAAGTGCCAACATTGAGCACAGATGATGGAATATCGTCATTCTCACAGCCTTCTTCAGGATATCAGTCTGCATGGGGAGGGGTTCCAGGTCAAGTATCCATGGCCGACATTGTTAAGATGGGCAGGCCGCAAGCCAAGGCTACCACCCTGCCAAACCCCCATAATCATAGTGGTAATCATCATGATGGGGCACCTCCTGCAGCATCATTGCATTACAATTTGCATTCACCACAAGATCATGTTCCGAAGTTGTCAGCGACCAATGATGAGTGGCCCTTGATTGATCCACCATCTGTTAGCATGTCTTCTGTTCTTGGGGCACCCACAAACTCTGAGCTGTATGCTGATTCATCTAACTTGCCCATCGATAGAGCTAGTCAACCTATAAGATCCCAGATAGATGAGGTTGAGGTGGAAGAAGATGATTCTGTTGAGGCACTTCCAAGCCATAATGAGCCTAATTCTGTATCTGGTAGACATTTACAAGAAGATAATTCCGGAGGTGCATCTAATTTTGATAATGACTTGTATGAAGACATAAATTCCTACCAACCACAGGGGCATGCTTTCGAGGAGAATGAAG CTGAAGAAGATGTGTCATCAGTGGCTGCAAACTTGCAGCAACTTAATTTACAAAACGATGATAGGGGAGCAGCTCCTGATGAAGAAAAACCTCCTGTGGTCATTCCTAATCACCTTCAGCTTCATACTCCAGATGTCTTGAACTTGAGCTTTGGAAGTTTCCGATCTGGCCCAGATCCTGCTCTTCCTAGCTCCGATTCATTTGCATCAGAGCCACAGGAAAGTAACTTTGAAGAGACATCTGGGGCCGTAGATGTTTCTGCAATTGCACACTCAGATGCAAG aAATCTTGAGTATTATGGAGATGAGCATCTCATGAATGCCTCGGACGAAAATCTAGTTCATAGAACTGTAGCCAGTGCTGGAGATTATGAATCTCCTTCAGTTTCACAAGCAGAGatcttgaaacaagaaacccaTGAACCTGATCAGGGGAATCAATATGTGTTCTCTTCTGCACCTGGATTTGCATATGAGAACTCCCAACAATTGGATGCGGCATTTTCTCACCAACAGACAAGCTCGCAGATGCAGAATATGGCTCCTTTTTCGAATGTGATG GCATATACAAATTCATTGCCCAGCACTCTGTTAGCTTCAAGTGCTCAAGCTGCAAGGGAGGATTTTCCATACTCACCATTCCCCATGACCCAATCTATGCCCACAAAGTATGGCAGTGCGGCTTCTTCTATCAGCGGTCCCGCCATCTCCATGGCAGAG GCATTGAGAGCTGGTGGTATTTCTGCACCTCAGCCTACTCCACAGGGCCTGCCTGGTGCTAATGTTGCTACTGGACCAGCTCTTCCACAACACCTTGCTGTGCACCCTTATTCTCAACCTACTCTTCCGCTAGGGCATTTTTCAAACATGATCGGTTATCCTTTCCTGCCTCAGAGCTACACATATATGCCGTCAGCTTTCCAGCAGCAATTTGCTGGTAACAGCACATATCATCAGTCTCTGGCTGCAGTTCTCCCACAGTATAAAAATAGCGTCTCTGTTAGCAGTTTGCCTCAGTCTGCTAATATTCCGCCAGGTTATGGGTTCAGTAGTTCAACCAGCATTCCTGGTGGAAACTTTCCTTTGAATCCACCCTCGGCACCTACAGGCACTACGATGGGCTATGACGATGTTGTAAACCCTCAGTACAAGGACAATAGCCATTTGATCTCACTTCAGCAG CAAAATGATAACTCGGGCATGTGGGTTCATGGACCTGGTTCCCGAGCAATGTCCGCTGTTCCAGCCAGCAACTATTACAGCTTTCAGGGGCAGAATCAACAGCACGCAGGGTTCCGGCAAGCTCAGCAACCACCGCCTTCACAGCAGTATGCTGGAACTCTCGGTTACCCTAACTTTTATCACTCTCAAACCGGGATGTCCCTAGAACACCAGCAGCAGCAAAGTTCGAGGGACGCATCCCTGGGCGGCTCACAAGGTGGCCAACCCTCGAAGCAGTCGCAACAGCAGCTATGGCAGAACAGCTACTAA
- the LOC137725297 gene encoding uncharacterized protein isoform X3, with protein sequence MSGRGGGGVASNGKGNTGISGIPAGSRKMVQSLKEIVNNCTEQEIYAMLKDCNMDPNETVNRLLAQDPFHEVKSKREKKKESKEPTDSRSRGASNTSSYGARGGDRYSARGGSNHFSSNDSGFSHGKSAYKKENGTHAYPGSAPGMAGHHTGRRPTSYSDSVGSENKVPTLSTDDGISSFSQPSSGYQSAWGGVPGQVSMADIVKMGRPQAKATTLPNPHNHSGNHHDGAPPAASLHYNLHSPQDHVPKLSATNDEWPLIDPPSVSMSSVLGAPTNSELYADSSNLPIDRASQPIRSQIDEVEVEEDDSVEALPSHNEPNSVSGRHLQEDNSGGASNFDNDLYEDINSYQPQGHAFEENEAEEDVSSVAANLQQLNLQNDDRGAAPDEEKPPVVIPNHLQLHTPDVLNLSFGSFRSGPDPALPSSDSFASEPQESNFEETSGAVDVSAIAHSDARNLEYYGDEHLMNASDENLVHRTVASAGDYESPSVSQAEILKQETHEPDQGNQYVFSSAPGFAYENSQQLDAAFSHQQTSSQMQNMAPFSNVMQAYTNSLPSTLLASSAQAAREDFPYSPFPMTQSMPTKYGSAASSISGPAISMAEALRAGGISAPQPTPQGLPGANVATGPALPQHLAVHPYSQPTLPLGHFSNMIGYPFLPQSYTYMPSAFQQQFAGNSTYHQSLAAVLPQYKNSVSVSSLPQSANIPPGYGFSSSTSIPGGNFPLNPPSAPTGTTMGYDDVVNPQYKDNSHLISLQQQNDNSGMWVHGPGSRAMSAVPASNYYSFQGQNQQHAGFRQAQQPPPSQQYAGTLGYPNFYHSQTGMSLEHQQQQSSRDASLGGSQGGQPSKQSQQQLWQNSY encoded by the exons atgagcgGGAGAGGCGGCGGAGGCGTGGCCAGCAATGGCAAGGGCAATACTGGGATTTCCGGCATACCGGCGGGGTCTCGGAAGATGGTGCAGAGCTTGAAGGAGATTGTGAATAACTGCACTGAGCAGGAGATCTACGCTATGCTTAAAGACTGTAACATGGACCCTAACGAAACCGTCAATCGCCTCCTGGCCCAAG ATCCTTTTCATGAAGTGAAGAGCAaacgagaaaagaaaaaagag AGTAAGGAGCCGACAGATTCCAGGTCCCGTGGGGCAAGTAACACTTCAAGTTATGGTGCTAGAGGTGGTGACCGTTATTCTGCACGTGGCGGATCAAACCACTTTAGCTCTAATG ATTCTGGTTTTTCGCATGGTAAGTCTGCATACAAGAAGGAAAATGGGACACATGCGTATCCAGGTTCTGCGCCTGGCATGGCAGGACATCACACAGGTCGACGACCTACATCATACAG CGATTCTGTGGGGAGTGAAAACAAAGTGCCAACATTGAGCACAGATGATGGAATATCGTCATTCTCACAGCCTTCTTCAGGATATCAGTCTGCATGGGGAGGGGTTCCAGGTCAAGTATCCATGGCCGACATTGTTAAGATGGGCAGGCCGCAAGCCAAGGCTACCACCCTGCCAAACCCCCATAATCATAGTGGTAATCATCATGATGGGGCACCTCCTGCAGCATCATTGCATTACAATTTGCATTCACCACAAGATCATGTTCCGAAGTTGTCAGCGACCAATGATGAGTGGCCCTTGATTGATCCACCATCTGTTAGCATGTCTTCTGTTCTTGGGGCACCCACAAACTCTGAGCTGTATGCTGATTCATCTAACTTGCCCATCGATAGAGCTAGTCAACCTATAAGATCCCAGATAGATGAGGTTGAGGTGGAAGAAGATGATTCTGTTGAGGCACTTCCAAGCCATAATGAGCCTAATTCTGTATCTGGTAGACATTTACAAGAAGATAATTCCGGAGGTGCATCTAATTTTGATAATGACTTGTATGAAGACATAAATTCCTACCAACCACAGGGGCATGCTTTCGAGGAGAATGAAG CTGAAGAAGATGTGTCATCAGTGGCTGCAAACTTGCAGCAACTTAATTTACAAAACGATGATAGGGGAGCAGCTCCTGATGAAGAAAAACCTCCTGTGGTCATTCCTAATCACCTTCAGCTTCATACTCCAGATGTCTTGAACTTGAGCTTTGGAAGTTTCCGATCTGGCCCAGATCCTGCTCTTCCTAGCTCCGATTCATTTGCATCAGAGCCACAGGAAAGTAACTTTGAAGAGACATCTGGGGCCGTAGATGTTTCTGCAATTGCACACTCAGATGCAAG aAATCTTGAGTATTATGGAGATGAGCATCTCATGAATGCCTCGGACGAAAATCTAGTTCATAGAACTGTAGCCAGTGCTGGAGATTATGAATCTCCTTCAGTTTCACAAGCAGAGatcttgaaacaagaaacccaTGAACCTGATCAGGGGAATCAATATGTGTTCTCTTCTGCACCTGGATTTGCATATGAGAACTCCCAACAATTGGATGCGGCATTTTCTCACCAACAGACAAGCTCGCAGATGCAGAATATGGCTCCTTTTTCGAATGTGATG CAGGCATATACAAATTCATTGCCCAGCACTCTGTTAGCTTCAAGTGCTCAAGCTGCAAGGGAGGATTTTCCATACTCACCATTCCCCATGACCCAATCTATGCCCACAAAGTATGGCAGTGCGGCTTCTTCTATCAGCGGTCCCGCCATCTCCATGGCAGAG GCATTGAGAGCTGGTGGTATTTCTGCACCTCAGCCTACTCCACAGGGCCTGCCTGGTGCTAATGTTGCTACTGGACCAGCTCTTCCACAACACCTTGCTGTGCACCCTTATTCTCAACCTACTCTTCCGCTAGGGCATTTTTCAAACATGATCGGTTATCCTTTCCTGCCTCAGAGCTACACATATATGCCGTCAGCTTTCCAGCAGCAATTTGCTGGTAACAGCACATATCATCAGTCTCTGGCTGCAGTTCTCCCACAGTATAAAAATAGCGTCTCTGTTAGCAGTTTGCCTCAGTCTGCTAATATTCCGCCAGGTTATGGGTTCAGTAGTTCAACCAGCATTCCTGGTGGAAACTTTCCTTTGAATCCACCCTCGGCACCTACAGGCACTACGATGGGCTATGACGATGTTGTAAACCCTCAGTACAAGGACAATAGCCATTTGATCTCACTTCAGCAG CAAAATGATAACTCGGGCATGTGGGTTCATGGACCTGGTTCCCGAGCAATGTCCGCTGTTCCAGCCAGCAACTATTACAGCTTTCAGGGGCAGAATCAACAGCACGCAGGGTTCCGGCAAGCTCAGCAACCACCGCCTTCACAGCAGTATGCTGGAACTCTCGGTTACCCTAACTTTTATCACTCTCAAACCGGGATGTCCCTAGAACACCAGCAGCAGCAAAGTTCGAGGGACGCATCCCTGGGCGGCTCACAAGGTGGCCAACCCTCGAAGCAGTCGCAACAGCAGCTATGGCAGAACAGCTACTAA
- the LOC137725297 gene encoding uncharacterized protein isoform X2: MSGRGGGGVASNGKGNTGISGIPAGSRKMVQSLKEIVNNCTEQEIYAMLKDCNMDPNETVNRLLAQDPFHEVKSKREKKKESKEPTDSRSRGASNTSSYGARGGDRYSARGGSNHFSSNDSGFSHGKSAYKKENGTHAYPGSAPGMAGHHTGRRPTSYSDSVGSENKVPTLSTDDGISSFSQPSSGYQSAWGGVPGQVSMADIVKMGRPQAKATTLPNPHNHSGNHHDGAPPAASLHYNLHSPQDHVPKLSATNDEWPLIDPPSVSMSSVLGAPTNSELYADSSNLPIDRASQPIRSQIDEVEVEEDDSVEALPSHNEPNSVSGRHLQEDNSGGASNFDNDLYEDINSYQPQGHAFEENEAEEDVSSVAANLQQLNLQNDDRGAAPDEEKPPVVIPNHLQLHTPDVLNLSFGSFRSGPDPALPSSDSFASEPQESNFEETSGAVDVSAIAHSDARNLEYYGDEHLMNASDENLVHRTVASAGDYESPSVSQAEILKQETHEPDQGNQYVFSSAPGFAYENSQQLDAAFSHQQTSSQMQNMAPFSNVMAYTNSLPSTLLASSAQAAREDFPYSPFPMTQSMPTKYGSAASSISGPAISMAEALRAGGISAPQPTPQGLPGANVATGPALPQHLAVHPYSQPTLPLGHFSNMIGYPFLPQSYTYMPSAFQQQFAGNSTYHQSLAAVLPQYKNSVSVSSLPQSANIPPGYGFSSSTSIPGGNFPLNPPSAPTGTTMGYDDVVNPQYKDNSHLISLQQQQNDNSGMWVHGPGSRAMSAVPASNYYSFQGQNQQHAGFRQAQQPPPSQQYAGTLGYPNFYHSQTGMSLEHQQQQSSRDASLGGSQGGQPSKQSQQQLWQNSY, encoded by the exons atgagcgGGAGAGGCGGCGGAGGCGTGGCCAGCAATGGCAAGGGCAATACTGGGATTTCCGGCATACCGGCGGGGTCTCGGAAGATGGTGCAGAGCTTGAAGGAGATTGTGAATAACTGCACTGAGCAGGAGATCTACGCTATGCTTAAAGACTGTAACATGGACCCTAACGAAACCGTCAATCGCCTCCTGGCCCAAG ATCCTTTTCATGAAGTGAAGAGCAaacgagaaaagaaaaaagag AGTAAGGAGCCGACAGATTCCAGGTCCCGTGGGGCAAGTAACACTTCAAGTTATGGTGCTAGAGGTGGTGACCGTTATTCTGCACGTGGCGGATCAAACCACTTTAGCTCTAATG ATTCTGGTTTTTCGCATGGTAAGTCTGCATACAAGAAGGAAAATGGGACACATGCGTATCCAGGTTCTGCGCCTGGCATGGCAGGACATCACACAGGTCGACGACCTACATCATACAG CGATTCTGTGGGGAGTGAAAACAAAGTGCCAACATTGAGCACAGATGATGGAATATCGTCATTCTCACAGCCTTCTTCAGGATATCAGTCTGCATGGGGAGGGGTTCCAGGTCAAGTATCCATGGCCGACATTGTTAAGATGGGCAGGCCGCAAGCCAAGGCTACCACCCTGCCAAACCCCCATAATCATAGTGGTAATCATCATGATGGGGCACCTCCTGCAGCATCATTGCATTACAATTTGCATTCACCACAAGATCATGTTCCGAAGTTGTCAGCGACCAATGATGAGTGGCCCTTGATTGATCCACCATCTGTTAGCATGTCTTCTGTTCTTGGGGCACCCACAAACTCTGAGCTGTATGCTGATTCATCTAACTTGCCCATCGATAGAGCTAGTCAACCTATAAGATCCCAGATAGATGAGGTTGAGGTGGAAGAAGATGATTCTGTTGAGGCACTTCCAAGCCATAATGAGCCTAATTCTGTATCTGGTAGACATTTACAAGAAGATAATTCCGGAGGTGCATCTAATTTTGATAATGACTTGTATGAAGACATAAATTCCTACCAACCACAGGGGCATGCTTTCGAGGAGAATGAAG CTGAAGAAGATGTGTCATCAGTGGCTGCAAACTTGCAGCAACTTAATTTACAAAACGATGATAGGGGAGCAGCTCCTGATGAAGAAAAACCTCCTGTGGTCATTCCTAATCACCTTCAGCTTCATACTCCAGATGTCTTGAACTTGAGCTTTGGAAGTTTCCGATCTGGCCCAGATCCTGCTCTTCCTAGCTCCGATTCATTTGCATCAGAGCCACAGGAAAGTAACTTTGAAGAGACATCTGGGGCCGTAGATGTTTCTGCAATTGCACACTCAGATGCAAG aAATCTTGAGTATTATGGAGATGAGCATCTCATGAATGCCTCGGACGAAAATCTAGTTCATAGAACTGTAGCCAGTGCTGGAGATTATGAATCTCCTTCAGTTTCACAAGCAGAGatcttgaaacaagaaacccaTGAACCTGATCAGGGGAATCAATATGTGTTCTCTTCTGCACCTGGATTTGCATATGAGAACTCCCAACAATTGGATGCGGCATTTTCTCACCAACAGACAAGCTCGCAGATGCAGAATATGGCTCCTTTTTCGAATGTGATG GCATATACAAATTCATTGCCCAGCACTCTGTTAGCTTCAAGTGCTCAAGCTGCAAGGGAGGATTTTCCATACTCACCATTCCCCATGACCCAATCTATGCCCACAAAGTATGGCAGTGCGGCTTCTTCTATCAGCGGTCCCGCCATCTCCATGGCAGAG GCATTGAGAGCTGGTGGTATTTCTGCACCTCAGCCTACTCCACAGGGCCTGCCTGGTGCTAATGTTGCTACTGGACCAGCTCTTCCACAACACCTTGCTGTGCACCCTTATTCTCAACCTACTCTTCCGCTAGGGCATTTTTCAAACATGATCGGTTATCCTTTCCTGCCTCAGAGCTACACATATATGCCGTCAGCTTTCCAGCAGCAATTTGCTGGTAACAGCACATATCATCAGTCTCTGGCTGCAGTTCTCCCACAGTATAAAAATAGCGTCTCTGTTAGCAGTTTGCCTCAGTCTGCTAATATTCCGCCAGGTTATGGGTTCAGTAGTTCAACCAGCATTCCTGGTGGAAACTTTCCTTTGAATCCACCCTCGGCACCTACAGGCACTACGATGGGCTATGACGATGTTGTAAACCCTCAGTACAAGGACAATAGCCATTTGATCTCACTTCAGCAG CAGCAAAATGATAACTCGGGCATGTGGGTTCATGGACCTGGTTCCCGAGCAATGTCCGCTGTTCCAGCCAGCAACTATTACAGCTTTCAGGGGCAGAATCAACAGCACGCAGGGTTCCGGCAAGCTCAGCAACCACCGCCTTCACAGCAGTATGCTGGAACTCTCGGTTACCCTAACTTTTATCACTCTCAAACCGGGATGTCCCTAGAACACCAGCAGCAGCAAAGTTCGAGGGACGCATCCCTGGGCGGCTCACAAGGTGGCCAACCCTCGAAGCAGTCGCAACAGCAGCTATGGCAGAACAGCTACTAA
- the LOC137725297 gene encoding uncharacterized protein isoform X1 produces the protein MSGRGGGGVASNGKGNTGISGIPAGSRKMVQSLKEIVNNCTEQEIYAMLKDCNMDPNETVNRLLAQDPFHEVKSKREKKKESKEPTDSRSRGASNTSSYGARGGDRYSARGGSNHFSSNDSGFSHGKSAYKKENGTHAYPGSAPGMAGHHTGRRPTSYSDSVGSENKVPTLSTDDGISSFSQPSSGYQSAWGGVPGQVSMADIVKMGRPQAKATTLPNPHNHSGNHHDGAPPAASLHYNLHSPQDHVPKLSATNDEWPLIDPPSVSMSSVLGAPTNSELYADSSNLPIDRASQPIRSQIDEVEVEEDDSVEALPSHNEPNSVSGRHLQEDNSGGASNFDNDLYEDINSYQPQGHAFEENEAEEDVSSVAANLQQLNLQNDDRGAAPDEEKPPVVIPNHLQLHTPDVLNLSFGSFRSGPDPALPSSDSFASEPQESNFEETSGAVDVSAIAHSDARNLEYYGDEHLMNASDENLVHRTVASAGDYESPSVSQAEILKQETHEPDQGNQYVFSSAPGFAYENSQQLDAAFSHQQTSSQMQNMAPFSNVMQAYTNSLPSTLLASSAQAAREDFPYSPFPMTQSMPTKYGSAASSISGPAISMAEALRAGGISAPQPTPQGLPGANVATGPALPQHLAVHPYSQPTLPLGHFSNMIGYPFLPQSYTYMPSAFQQQFAGNSTYHQSLAAVLPQYKNSVSVSSLPQSANIPPGYGFSSSTSIPGGNFPLNPPSAPTGTTMGYDDVVNPQYKDNSHLISLQQQQNDNSGMWVHGPGSRAMSAVPASNYYSFQGQNQQHAGFRQAQQPPPSQQYAGTLGYPNFYHSQTGMSLEHQQQQSSRDASLGGSQGGQPSKQSQQQLWQNSY, from the exons atgagcgGGAGAGGCGGCGGAGGCGTGGCCAGCAATGGCAAGGGCAATACTGGGATTTCCGGCATACCGGCGGGGTCTCGGAAGATGGTGCAGAGCTTGAAGGAGATTGTGAATAACTGCACTGAGCAGGAGATCTACGCTATGCTTAAAGACTGTAACATGGACCCTAACGAAACCGTCAATCGCCTCCTGGCCCAAG ATCCTTTTCATGAAGTGAAGAGCAaacgagaaaagaaaaaagag AGTAAGGAGCCGACAGATTCCAGGTCCCGTGGGGCAAGTAACACTTCAAGTTATGGTGCTAGAGGTGGTGACCGTTATTCTGCACGTGGCGGATCAAACCACTTTAGCTCTAATG ATTCTGGTTTTTCGCATGGTAAGTCTGCATACAAGAAGGAAAATGGGACACATGCGTATCCAGGTTCTGCGCCTGGCATGGCAGGACATCACACAGGTCGACGACCTACATCATACAG CGATTCTGTGGGGAGTGAAAACAAAGTGCCAACATTGAGCACAGATGATGGAATATCGTCATTCTCACAGCCTTCTTCAGGATATCAGTCTGCATGGGGAGGGGTTCCAGGTCAAGTATCCATGGCCGACATTGTTAAGATGGGCAGGCCGCAAGCCAAGGCTACCACCCTGCCAAACCCCCATAATCATAGTGGTAATCATCATGATGGGGCACCTCCTGCAGCATCATTGCATTACAATTTGCATTCACCACAAGATCATGTTCCGAAGTTGTCAGCGACCAATGATGAGTGGCCCTTGATTGATCCACCATCTGTTAGCATGTCTTCTGTTCTTGGGGCACCCACAAACTCTGAGCTGTATGCTGATTCATCTAACTTGCCCATCGATAGAGCTAGTCAACCTATAAGATCCCAGATAGATGAGGTTGAGGTGGAAGAAGATGATTCTGTTGAGGCACTTCCAAGCCATAATGAGCCTAATTCTGTATCTGGTAGACATTTACAAGAAGATAATTCCGGAGGTGCATCTAATTTTGATAATGACTTGTATGAAGACATAAATTCCTACCAACCACAGGGGCATGCTTTCGAGGAGAATGAAG CTGAAGAAGATGTGTCATCAGTGGCTGCAAACTTGCAGCAACTTAATTTACAAAACGATGATAGGGGAGCAGCTCCTGATGAAGAAAAACCTCCTGTGGTCATTCCTAATCACCTTCAGCTTCATACTCCAGATGTCTTGAACTTGAGCTTTGGAAGTTTCCGATCTGGCCCAGATCCTGCTCTTCCTAGCTCCGATTCATTTGCATCAGAGCCACAGGAAAGTAACTTTGAAGAGACATCTGGGGCCGTAGATGTTTCTGCAATTGCACACTCAGATGCAAG aAATCTTGAGTATTATGGAGATGAGCATCTCATGAATGCCTCGGACGAAAATCTAGTTCATAGAACTGTAGCCAGTGCTGGAGATTATGAATCTCCTTCAGTTTCACAAGCAGAGatcttgaaacaagaaacccaTGAACCTGATCAGGGGAATCAATATGTGTTCTCTTCTGCACCTGGATTTGCATATGAGAACTCCCAACAATTGGATGCGGCATTTTCTCACCAACAGACAAGCTCGCAGATGCAGAATATGGCTCCTTTTTCGAATGTGATG CAGGCATATACAAATTCATTGCCCAGCACTCTGTTAGCTTCAAGTGCTCAAGCTGCAAGGGAGGATTTTCCATACTCACCATTCCCCATGACCCAATCTATGCCCACAAAGTATGGCAGTGCGGCTTCTTCTATCAGCGGTCCCGCCATCTCCATGGCAGAG GCATTGAGAGCTGGTGGTATTTCTGCACCTCAGCCTACTCCACAGGGCCTGCCTGGTGCTAATGTTGCTACTGGACCAGCTCTTCCACAACACCTTGCTGTGCACCCTTATTCTCAACCTACTCTTCCGCTAGGGCATTTTTCAAACATGATCGGTTATCCTTTCCTGCCTCAGAGCTACACATATATGCCGTCAGCTTTCCAGCAGCAATTTGCTGGTAACAGCACATATCATCAGTCTCTGGCTGCAGTTCTCCCACAGTATAAAAATAGCGTCTCTGTTAGCAGTTTGCCTCAGTCTGCTAATATTCCGCCAGGTTATGGGTTCAGTAGTTCAACCAGCATTCCTGGTGGAAACTTTCCTTTGAATCCACCCTCGGCACCTACAGGCACTACGATGGGCTATGACGATGTTGTAAACCCTCAGTACAAGGACAATAGCCATTTGATCTCACTTCAGCAG CAGCAAAATGATAACTCGGGCATGTGGGTTCATGGACCTGGTTCCCGAGCAATGTCCGCTGTTCCAGCCAGCAACTATTACAGCTTTCAGGGGCAGAATCAACAGCACGCAGGGTTCCGGCAAGCTCAGCAACCACCGCCTTCACAGCAGTATGCTGGAACTCTCGGTTACCCTAACTTTTATCACTCTCAAACCGGGATGTCCCTAGAACACCAGCAGCAGCAAAGTTCGAGGGACGCATCCCTGGGCGGCTCACAAGGTGGCCAACCCTCGAAGCAGTCGCAACAGCAGCTATGGCAGAACAGCTACTAA